A DNA window from Theobroma cacao cultivar B97-61/B2 chromosome 5, Criollo_cocoa_genome_V2, whole genome shotgun sequence contains the following coding sequences:
- the LOC18598861 gene encoding alpha carbonic anhydrase 4, with translation MKGKCFGRCEPPTFAILCISSLCYLLPICFASYAEVGNEIPFTYTEGTGKGPKEWGHINPHWKLCDTGKLQSPIDLLSEKVQVLPKLGKLKRDYKPAPAVVKNRGHDITVRWKGDAGKININGTDYKLLQCHWHSPSEHTFNGTRHELELHIVHLGAHGEIAVVAIVFKYGRPDRFLARLFHHIKTMGNEEKNLGMVNPGDIKFGSRKYYRYIGSLTVPPCTEGVVWTIVKKVRTATREQVRALRDAVHDGFEANARPTQRLDERPVLFYAPRMNGGSA, from the exons ATGAAGGGTAAGTGTTTCGGTCGCTGTGAACCCCCCACCTTTGCCATTCTCtgtatttcttctctttgttACCTCCTCCCCATCTGCTTTGCATCCTATGCTGAAGTTG GGAATGAAATTCCATTTACTTACACTGAAGGAACTGGTAAGGGGCCAAAGGAATGGGGCCATATCAACCCACATTGGAAACTTTGCGACACTGGAAAATTGCAGTCTCCTATAGATCTTCTCAGTGAAAAGGTGCAAGTTCTTCCTAAAttgggaaaattgaaaagGGACTACAAGCCAGCTCCTGCTGTTGTAAAGAACAGGGGACATGACATTACG GTAAGGTGGAAAGGGGATGCaggaaaaattaatataaatggGACTGACTATAAACTGCTTCAATGTCATTGGCATTCACCATCAGAACATACATTCAATGGAACTAG ACATGAGCTGGAGCTCCACATAGTTCATCTAGGTGCTCATGGAGAGATTGCAGTTGTGgcaattgttttcaaatatgGCCGACCTGATCGCTTCCTCGCTAGG CTTTTTCACCACATAAAAACAatgggaaatgaagagaaaaatcttGGGATGGTTAATCCGGGAGATATCAAATTTGGTAGCAGAAAGTATTATAGATATATTGGTTCTCTTACCGTACCTCCCTGTACTGAGGGAGTTGTTTGGACGATTGTCAAGAAG GTGAGGACAGCAACAAGGGAGCAAGTAAGAGCGTTAAGGGATGCCGTTCATGAT GGATTTGAGGCAAATGCAAGGCCAACTCAGCGACTAGATGAAAGACCAGTTTTGTTCTATGCTCCAAGGATGAATGGCGGCTCTGCTTAG
- the LOC18598859 gene encoding protein PLASTID MOVEMENT IMPAIRED 1 — MAKEYAAGRRNSNTQLLEELEALSQSLYQSHTSATRRTASLALPRTSVPSVSSTDEATEAKFEAKSSTKPRSRRMSLSPWRSRPKPDDEADQKDQARRSNQPNRLEEQAASKEKKGIWNWKPIRVLSHLGMQKLSCLLSVEVVTAQGLPASMNGLRLSVCVRKKETKDGAVNTMPSRVLQGAADFEETLFIRCHVYCTQGNGKQLKFEPRPFLIYLFAVDADELDFGRNSVDLSLLIQESVEKSYEGTRVRQWDMTFNLSGKAKGGELIVKLGIQIMEKDGGIGIYNQAEGLKSSKSKNFSSSFARKQSKTSFSVPSPRMTSRSDAWPPSQTGMTADLQGLDDLNLDEPAPASSSVAIEKSEEPEKMEDVDLPDFEVVDNGVEIQEKEAGVAESEETGEDKSASSEVVKEIVHDQLHMTRLTELDSIAQQIKALESMMGEEKIAKTDEETESQRLDADEETVTREFLQMLEDEGSNELKLNQTDIPPLQLDRAEDSSESDSKIYLPDLGNGLGCVVQTRDGGYLASMNPSDSLVARKDTPKLAMQMSKPMVLPSDKSMSGFEVFQKMAAVGLEKLSSQILSLMPQDELMGKTAEQIAFEGIASAIIQGRNKEGASSSAARTIAAVKSMANAMSTGRKERIATGIWNVNENPLTAEEILAFSLQKIEGMAVEALKVQAEMVEEEAPFDVSALIGKTATDNGKDQDQTLVSAIPLENWIKNYSSISSEAELGDPETLTLAMVVQLRDPLRRYEAVGGPVLALIQASRADIKTNKYDEEKRFKVTSLHVGGLKVRTAGKRNIWDTERHRLTAMQWLVAYGLGKSGRKGKHVLSKGQDMFWSISSRVMADMWLKTMRNPDVKFAK; from the coding sequence ATGGCAAAAGAATACGCAGCAGGCCGGAGAAATTCCAATACTCAGCTTTTGGAAGAACTGGAAGCACTCAGTCAATCCCTTTACCAATCCCACACATCCGCCACTAGAAGAACAGCTTCCCTTGCTCTTCCTCGTACTTCAGTTCCATCCGTCTCATCTACTGATGAGGCTACCGAAGCTAAATTTGAAGCGAAATCCAGTACCAAACCCCGGTCCAGGCGAATGTCCTTGTCACCTTGGCGTTCCAGGCCAAAACCTGATGATGAAGCTGATCAAAAGGATCAAGCCAGGAGATCAAATCAGCCAAATCGGTTGGAAGAACAAGCAGcgtcaaaagaaaagaaaggaatttgGAATTGGAAGCCGATTCGAGTTCTATCGCATCTCGGAATGCAAAAGTTGAGCTGTTTGTTGTCTGTTGAAGTTGTAACTGCTCAAGGCCTTCCTGCTTCCATGAATGGACTGCGACTTTCCGTATGTgttagaaagaaagaaactaaagATGGAGCTGTTAACACAATGCCATCACGGGTATTACAAGGAGCTGCGGATTTTGAAGAGACTCTATTTATTAGGTGTCATGTATATTGCACTCAAGGCAATGGAAAGCAACTAAAATTTGAGCCCCGCCCGTTTTTGATCTATCTGTTTGCAGTTGATGCTGATGAGCTTGACTTCGGGAGAAATTCTGTGGATTTGAGTCTGCTTATTCAGGAGTCCGTGGAGAAGAGCTATGAGGGAACTCGGGTTCGGCAATGGGACATGACTTTCAATCTATCAGGAAAGGCAAAAGGGGGAGAACTCATTGTGAAATTGGGAATTCAGATCATGGAAAAAGATGGGGGCATTGGAATTTATAATCAAGCGGAGGGATTGAAGAGTAGCAAATCCAAGAATTTCTCATCATCTTTTGCTCGTAAGCAATCAAAAACATCTTTTAGTGTCCCTAGTCCAAGGATGACCAGCCGATCAGATGCTTGGCCTCCTTCACAGACAGGAATGACAGCTGATCTTCAAGGACTAGATGACTTGAATCTTGATGAACCGGCCCCGGCTTCATCCTCTGTCGCCATTGAGAAGTCAGAAGAACCAGAAAAGATGGAAGATGTCGACCTGCCAGACTTTGAAGTTGTGGACAATGGAGTTGAGATTCAAGAGAAAGAAGCTGGGGTAGCAGAATCTGAAGAAACTGGAGAAGATAAGTCAGCTTCAAGCGAGGTTGTTAAGGAGATAGTGCATGACCAGTTACACATGACAAGACTAACAGAGCTTGATTCAATTGCTCAGCAAATAAAAGCTCTTGAATCTATGATGGGGGAGGAAAAGATAGCCAAAACAGATGAAGAAACTGAATCACAGAGATTAGATGCTGACGAAGAAACGGTTACAAGGGAATTTCTCCAGATGCTTGAGGATGAAGGAAGTAATGAATTGAAACTCAATCAAACTGATATTCCACCTCTACAGCTTGACAGAGCTGAGGATTCTAGCGAATCTGATTCAAAGATCTATCTCCCAGATCTAGGAAATGGGTTAGGCTGTGTGGTCCAAACAAGAGATGGAGGCTACTTAGCTTCCATGAATCCTTCGGATTCTTTGGTTGCGAGAAAAGACACACCAAAACTAGCAATGCAGATGTCAAAACCAATGGTTCTTCCATCAGATAAATCAATGAGTGGTTTTGAAGTATTTCAGAAGATGGCAGCCGTTGGACTTGAGAAACTCAGCTCccaaattttatctttaatgCCCCAGGATGAACTTATGGGTAAAACTGCAGAACAGATAGCTTTTGAAGGAATTGCTTCGGCAATTATACAAGGAAGAAACAAGGAAGGTGCTAGCTCAAGTGCAGCTCGTACCATTGCTGCTGTGAAAAGTATGGCAAATGCAATGAGCACTGGCAGGAAAGAAAGGATTGCGACAGGAATTTGGAATGTGAATGAAAACCCATTGACAGCAGAGGAAATTCTTGCATTCTCATTGCAGAAGATTGAGGGCATGGCAGTTGAAGCCTTAAAAGTACAGGCAGAAATGGTGGAGGAAGAAGCTCCTTTTGATGTTTCTGCACTCATTGGAAAGACAGCAACAGATAATGGAAAGGATCAGGACCAAACGCTGGTTTCTGCTATTCCACTTGAGAATTGGATTAAAAATTACAGCTCGATTTCTTCAGAAGCTGAGCTAGGAGACCCAGAAACACTCACGCTTGCAATGGTCGTGCAGCTACGGGATCCCTTAAGGCGATATGAGGCAGTTGGAGGCCCTGTATTAGCACTCATTCAAGCTTCACGAGCTGACATTAAAACAAACAAGTATGATGAGGAAAAGAGGTTCAAAGTGACGAGTTTGCATGTTGGAGGGCTGAAGGTGAGAACAGCAGGGAAGAGGAACATATGGGATACTGAGAGGCACAGGCTGACTGCAATGCAGTGGCTGGTAGCATATGGACTGGGGAAGTctggaagaaaaggaaagcatGTGCTGTCGAAGGGCCAAGATATGTTCTGGAGCATTTCTTCAAGAGTAATGGCTGACATGTGGCTCAAAACAATGAGAAATCCAGATGTAAAGTTTGCAAAGTAA